The stretch of DNA CCGGTATTGTTCATCTCTTCCACGTGTTTGCTGTCGAGCCTTCCAAGCCTTCTGAATTCTAGCGCCGCCTGCTTTTCATAGCCGAATTTGTAATAAAGATTTGCCAGGGCAAGACGGGCATCCTTGTTGTCTGAATCAATTCTCAGCAGATCCTTAAAAGTTTCAGAGGCCTCCCTGAGTTTTCCAACCTTTCTTTGCAACTGGCCGATTATCATCAAATCCTCGGATTTCGGTGGATCGGAAACGACCAATTCCTGATAGATCTCAAGAGCTTTTTCAAGCTGGTCATTTTCCTTATGCAGGGAAAAGAGTTTATGTGCCGCTTTCTTGTTATTGGGACTTGCGCTTACAATTATCTTCTGTATCTTTATCTGGCCTTTAATATTTCCGGAAGATTTATAGAAATCGGCTAGCTTCTCTGATATCTCCTTTTCATCAGGCTTTTTCTGCAGATATTCCTCATAGAACGGGACAGCCTCATTAAATCTCCCGGATCTGTCAAGGGAGATTGCGAGTTCCTTTTTGAGCTGAAAACCGCTTCCGATAAGGTCGTTTACACGCAAGAATAGCACTGCTGCCTTTTCATACTCTTCCGCTTCGTACCATGATTTGGCAAGAGATAGAAGCTTTTCTGAATCATCACCTACGCTGTACTGGTAGATCATCCTTGAAACAAAATTATCCCTGAATTCCTTCTTGGAATAATCCACGAACCAGAAACCTAATATGCCTAATGTAAAGATCAGGAACAGAACCGCGAGCGGGCCCTTGAAACTTTTTACAGAATACGCAACTCCGCTACTCTCCCATGGAGCGGTCTCTTCATATTCACCTTTTCTGTTGCCGTTCTCAATATAGAGCAGTGCGGGCTCTATCTCCTTTTTGCCGTTGCCTGAAACCTTTTTCATAGTTTTCGGGGGCTTGTCGGGCATCTGGCAATTACCTTTGAATACCGCGCCCTCTTCTGATTGGAAAACAGGCGTATCAATATTCCCGGTCAAATGGCTCTCGTTGAATATGGAGATCTTCTCCGCAGCCTTGACATCCCCTATCACCTCACCCATGTTGAAAAGAGTACCGGCAAAGACCTTCGCCTCAACCTTCCCTCTGTTCCCAACAATCAAGGTGTCATCGGTCCTTATCTCCCCCTGGAAGATTCCATCGAACCTGAGTGCGCCTTTGAATTTCAAGACGCCATTCATCTTTACTCCAGCGCCGAAATATGAATTCAGCTCTTCGTGCATAATCCCTCCACCTGTATACAGGCTATGAAAACAAGTATTTAGATAGAATATCCTTCAAAGTGGGTCAAGTCAAGCGTGACATATTCCGCAATGACATGGACTGAAACCTTCATTTACATTTTTCATTCGCGTGGTTCTATTCGTAACTCCAATATAAACGATATACCGCAGAATTAAAAAAATAGTTATCGCCTGACGTCCTTCAGAAAATATCCACCCAAGGGGAGTTTACCGCTTTTTTCCACTACGATTCTCTCGGAAGCGCTAAATAAGCCTATCAATGAAACGGCAAACAGAAGGATATAGGCGTATTTCCAGCTAAAAATTATCGTATCTCGAAACCTTGTCACCAACCCGGCAACACCGAGGGAAACCACCATAAAATAATAGGGGAGTATCGGATACGACATCCGGCAGAGAGCATAAAATGAGATCGCGACAAAAAATACAATACCGAATACGAAAATAGGCAACCACCTGAGAAATATGGTCTCACCCTCCCCCTTTTCCCTGAATATAAGCAAAAAGCCGTATAAAAATAACGGAAGGGTGACATACAGGGACCACTTTGCGTCCGGGATAAATGAATCAGCCATATTTGGAACGCGTCCGGTAACCCCGGCAGGGAAATTATTCAGAAAGAATCCATTGGAAAGTCCGTTCAGAAAAACACCTGCCTTGAACGGTATCAGTTTCAGCTCTTTGGCAGGATTTTCCATTATATATTTGAACCCGAGACGATACCCGTCCCTAATCATTGCGAGATGCCTTTCGTCCGTCGGGTCAAGACTGGCTACATAGCCGTCTTTCAGTTCGAGACTGTAACCCTCATATTCAACAACCGGCGAGTATGTCCCGTTGGCGTTTACATGGTGCCCCTCCAGGAAATTGAACGGGCCGTTTAGCGCCGTTGGAACAAAAACCGGCAGGGAGGCATTTTTATATGAGGCGTTCAATTCAGTCATAAAGGAATAATTCCTTGCCACCCAAGGGGCGACTATGAGCAAAAATCCTGCGATGGCCGTCAGCGCAACAACCCCCTTTTTCGCGGGACTCCACCCCCTGCGCAATAGACCGAAAAGAAAAAAGATGAATAGTACCAGTATATATTCAGAACGTGTGAGGCACGCAGAAGCGGACGCAATCCCGAATAAAAATGATATCGCCAGTTGATTTATCCTGACGAAGGTGGGCT from Nitrospinota bacterium encodes:
- a CDS encoding tetratricopeptide repeat protein, whose product is MHEELNSYFGAGVKMNGVLKFKGALRFDGIFQGEIRTDDTLIVGNRGKVEAKVFAGTLFNMGEVIGDVKAAEKISIFNESHLTGNIDTPVFQSEEGAVFKGNCQMPDKPPKTMKKVSGNGKKEIEPALLYIENGNRKGEYEETAPWESSGVAYSVKSFKGPLAVLFLIFTLGILGFWFVDYSKKEFRDNFVSRMIYQYSVGDDSEKLLSLAKSWYEAEEYEKAAVLFLRVNDLIGSGFQLKKELAISLDRSGRFNEAVPFYEEYLQKKPDEKEISEKLADFYKSSGNIKGQIKIQKIIVSASPNNKKAAHKLFSLHKENDQLEKALEIYQELVVSDPPKSEDLMIIGQLQRKVGKLREASETFKDLLRIDSDNKDARLALANLYYKFGYEKQAALEFRRLGRLDSKHVEEMNNTGYEHLTEGLTDKAIEFFNLALAQEPDNIRAYHGLATTYSKLGEWSRSIYYCNKILELDPDFTPALNRLAWALAMEMKDLDIAEKRSIDSMKYDSNLPDYIDTLAEIYFRKGEYDKAIENVLRAMKLNPGNAWFLSQLKKFREAKVKNSPAAATPLANTGVAPEAAEPTAPGSAEETL
- a CDS encoding glycosyltransferase family 39 protein, whose protein sequence is MQKTALSGYGGALPEDNSGTVWERSETLFIILIAIFSFVMRYMHISSTGWIIDDVTRHLGMRQEAGSVFHFSDADFFVFLARNFLEGKGTNIPFVPPFTAWTLVFFIRIFGFDYFSIKIMYAMLGALSVPAVYLTARILYGRGVAVITSILCSASFALIFISGGLNIENVYFFTLSIAVALYVILMKEPTFVRINQLAISFLFGIASASACLTRSEYILVLFIFFLFGLLRRGWSPAKKGVVALTAIAGFLLIVAPWVARNYSFMTELNASYKNASLPVFVPTALNGPFNFLEGHHVNANGTYSPVVEYEGYSLELKDGYVASLDPTDERHLAMIRDGYRLGFKYIMENPAKELKLIPFKAGVFLNGLSNGFFLNNFPAGVTGRVPNMADSFIPDAKWSLYVTLPLFLYGFLLIFREKGEGETIFLRWLPIFVFGIVFFVAISFYALCRMSYPILPYYFMVVSLGVAGLVTRFRDTIIFSWKYAYILLFAVSLIGLFSASERIVVEKSGKLPLGGYFLKDVRR